TCGCCGAGGAAGGTCAGGGAGCTGAACAGGCCGCGTGAAGCCACATCCGGGTCGTCCTTGAGCGGCACTTCAAGCTCTGCGGCAATCACGTTCAAGCCTTCATTTCTCACCAACACTTGAGCGCGTCCCTGGGCATCGGTTTCGGTGCTCAGGGTGCTCGGTGCATTGCGGTAGTCGCCGATCAACTTGACCCCAGCCACGGGCTGCCCATCCAGCAGTACCCGCACCGGCAGGCTATTGCCCTGGCCCACGGTCAGCGGGTCGACTTCCGGCAGGATCAGCAGCTTGAGCTGTTCCAGCTTTGGCAGCTTCGCCCCCGCTTGATAGATCGCCAGGCTGTACTTGAAGGTGTGGGTCGAGGCGATGGCCCCCGCAACTTTGCTGCGCCCCTGGTTGACCCAGCGTTTGT
This genomic stretch from Pseudomonas sp. Os17 harbors:
- a CDS encoding DUF4198 domain-containing protein, producing the protein MHNLISIALLGLLATLGTTQASAHGLWTEQRRGNIEVIYGHGAEDDAFKAQKISGAWAYDAAARMIPVTVQRLADHARLQPLKPPAVLAVVLDNGPWSQTADKRWVNQGRSKVAGAIASTHTFKYSLAIYQAGAKLPKLEQLKLLILPEVDPLTVGQGNSLPVRVLLDGQPVAGVKLIGDYRNAPSTLSTETDAQGRAQVLVRNEGLNVIAAELEVPLKDDPDVASRGLFSSLTFLGEPHHE